Proteins from a single region of Catenulispora acidiphila DSM 44928:
- a CDS encoding YnfA family protein: protein MVVARSVALFVVAAVLEIGGAWLIWQGVREHRGWGWTACGAMSLALYGFIATLQPSADFGRVLAAYGGVFVAGSLLWAWVADGYRPDRFDLIGAAVCLVGMGVIMYAPRR from the coding sequence GTGGTGGTCGCGAGGTCTGTCGCATTGTTCGTCGTCGCGGCGGTCCTGGAGATCGGCGGCGCGTGGCTGATCTGGCAGGGCGTGCGGGAGCATCGCGGCTGGGGATGGACGGCCTGCGGCGCGATGAGTCTGGCGCTGTACGGATTCATCGCGACGCTTCAGCCCTCCGCCGACTTCGGGCGGGTCCTGGCGGCTTACGGCGGTGTGTTCGTGGCGGGCTCCTTGCTCTGGGCGTGGGTGGCCGACGGCTACCGGCCGGACCGCTTCGACCTCATCGGCGCGGCGGTCTGCCTGGTCGGCATGGGCGTCATCATGTACGCGCCACGTCGGTGA
- a CDS encoding YibE/F family protein — MAVSSRRSRSAQDRADRGGSGHGQSHGHSHGHGPAAPASRRLRTLITALLLPVAAAAVAGLVLLWPAASKSPIPPQVWVQGTVTASALVQPGADGGTAPAGGTTAPGGQDATNDKLTIHITNGPTKGSTATVTVGVDPTTPKYSVGDDLVLTYDKSQPADGQYDIKDFQRGPPLMSLGIAFALFVLVIGRWRGAGAIAALAVSFAVLVKFTLPAIVGGENSIEVAAVTAGIILFAALYATHGVSVRTSVAVLGTALSLGLIGVLGEAGTKLAHLTGLGDDNAATVAGYFHKVDVQGLLLAGIIIGALGVLNDVTATQVSSVWELKAADPSMGAGELFRVGMRIGRDHIGSTVNTLVLAYAGGSLPLFVLMTTSSQGWSGAAGAEVVAEEIVRTLVGSIGLAAAVPITTALAAYFASGEGHGAESQSSRLEYTDLREGRGARGGRRSVIDDLNDEDALTQDTVVGTRPARPAGSAGGSAVGGAVGGAAGRPAPVPRMPESRRSGEWNSDGTRVGSGSGPHRMPRPAPFPAPAPQPQPQPQPQPQPQAQPQPQPAVDPYGKPYRTTDPYGADPYESDPYATNPYGSDPYGGQQQDPPPYYG, encoded by the coding sequence ATGGCCGTGAGCAGCCGACGTTCGAGGTCTGCGCAGGACCGTGCCGACCGGGGCGGGTCCGGTCACGGACAGTCCCACGGGCACTCGCACGGGCACGGTCCGGCCGCGCCGGCCTCGCGCCGGCTGCGGACCCTGATCACCGCGCTGTTGCTGCCGGTGGCCGCGGCGGCGGTGGCCGGGCTGGTGCTGCTGTGGCCGGCGGCGTCGAAGTCCCCGATCCCGCCGCAGGTGTGGGTGCAGGGGACGGTGACGGCCTCGGCGCTGGTGCAGCCTGGTGCCGACGGCGGCACGGCGCCGGCGGGCGGCACCACGGCGCCCGGCGGGCAGGACGCCACCAACGACAAGCTCACCATCCACATCACCAACGGGCCCACCAAGGGCTCGACCGCCACGGTGACCGTGGGGGTGGACCCGACCACGCCGAAGTACTCGGTCGGTGACGATCTGGTCCTCACTTACGACAAGAGCCAGCCGGCGGACGGCCAGTACGACATCAAGGACTTCCAGCGCGGTCCGCCGCTGATGAGCCTGGGGATCGCGTTCGCGCTGTTCGTCCTGGTGATCGGGCGCTGGCGTGGTGCCGGGGCGATCGCGGCGCTGGCGGTGTCGTTCGCGGTGCTCGTGAAGTTCACGCTGCCGGCGATTGTCGGCGGGGAGAACTCCATCGAGGTGGCGGCGGTCACCGCGGGCATCATCCTGTTCGCGGCGCTGTATGCGACGCACGGGGTGTCCGTGCGGACATCGGTGGCCGTGCTCGGGACGGCGCTGAGTCTGGGCCTGATCGGTGTCCTCGGAGAAGCGGGTACCAAGCTGGCCCACCTGACCGGGCTCGGCGACGACAACGCCGCGACCGTCGCGGGCTACTTCCACAAGGTCGACGTCCAGGGTCTGCTGCTGGCGGGCATCATCATCGGCGCCCTCGGTGTGCTCAACGACGTCACCGCGACGCAGGTGTCCTCGGTCTGGGAGCTGAAGGCCGCGGATCCGAGTATGGGAGCCGGCGAGTTGTTCCGCGTCGGTATGCGGATCGGCCGGGACCATATCGGCTCGACCGTCAACACTCTGGTGTTGGCGTATGCGGGCGGCAGCTTGCCGTTGTTCGTCCTAATGACCACTTCCAGCCAGGGCTGGAGCGGTGCGGCCGGCGCCGAGGTGGTGGCCGAGGAGATCGTGCGCACGCTGGTGGGCTCGATCGGCTTGGCCGCGGCGGTGCCGATCACCACGGCGCTGGCCGCGTACTTCGCCTCCGGCGAGGGTCACGGCGCGGAGTCGCAGAGCTCCCGCCTGGAGTACACAGACCTGCGCGAAGGTCGTGGAGCGCGCGGCGGCCGCCGCAGCGTCATCGACGACCTCAACGACGAGGACGCGCTGACCCAGGACACTGTCGTGGGGACGCGCCCGGCGCGCCCGGCCGGCAGTGCAGGCGGCAGTGCAGTCGGCGGTGCAGTCGGCGGTGCCGCTGGGCGGCCGGCGCCGGTCCCGCGCATGCCGGAGAGTCGTCGGAGCGGTGAGTGGAATTCGGATGGCACGCGGGTGGGGAGTGGTAGCGGTCCGCACCGGATGCCGCGTCCGGCGCCGTTCCCGGCGCCCGCGCCGCAGCCGCAGCCGCAGCCACAGCCACAGCCACAGCCACAAGCTCAGCCTCAGCCGCAGCCGGCGGTCGATCCCTATGGGAAGCCTTATAGGACGACCGATCCGTATGGCGCCGATCCGTATGAGTCCGACCCGTATGCCACCAATCCATATGGATCCGATCCGTATGGCGGGCAGCAACAGGACCCGCCGCCGTACTACGGGTAA